TTTACGCACCGTTTAATCGCAACCGCGAAAAGATCATCGTGATGGACGTGCGCAGCGCGGAGTTGACCAAGTACGCCGCCAATTGCCTGCTCGCCACCAAGATCAGCTTCATGAACGAGATGGCCAACCTGGCCGAGCGCCTTGGTGCGGATATCGAGATGGTGCGCCAGGGTATCGGTTCCGATCCGCGCATCGGCTATCAGTTCCTGTATGCGGGCGTGGGGTACGGAGGCTCGTGTTTTCCAAAGGACGTGCAGGCCTTGATCCAGACCGCCGAGACCCTCGACTTTGACGCCACGTTGCTCAAGGCGGTGGAACGGCGCAACGCTGACCAGAAGAACAGCCTGTTCAACAAGATCTCCACTCATTTCAAGGGTGAGTTGGCAGGCAAGACCTTCGCGCTCTGGGGGCTTAGTTTCAAGCCCAATACCGATGACATGCGCGAGGCGCCAAGCCGTGTGTTGATGGAGGCCCTCTGGCGTGCGGGGGCAAAGGTGCAAGCCTTTGACCCGGAAGCCATGGAAGAAACCCAGCGCCTGTATGGCGACCGCGATGACCTGCGCCTTTGCGGCACCAAGGAGGCCTGCCTCAAAGGTGCCGACGCCTTGCTGATCGTCACCGAGTGGCAGGTGTTCAAGGCGCCGGACTTCAGGGTGATCCAGCAGCAACTCCAGCAACCGCTGATTTTCGACGGGCGCAACCTGTTCGACCCGGTCAGCATGAACAAGAAGGGCATTCACTACGTCTCCATTGGGCGACCCGTGAACCCATGAGCGTGCTCAAAAGAATCGTCAGCGGCATTGGCGCCAATTCGTTCGGTCAGGTAGTGAACCTGCTGATTCAACTGGTGAGTGTCCCGGTGCTGATCGCCAGTTGGGGGTTTGGCGCCTACAGCGAGTGGGTGGTGCTGTCGGCAATTCCGACCTACCTGGCGCTGTCCGACCTGGGCGTGACCACG
The genomic region above belongs to Pseudomonas azotoformans and contains:
- a CDS encoding UDP-glucose dehydrogenase family protein, with protein sequence MKVTVFGIGYVGLVQGAVLAEVGHDVLCVDIDAQRVERLKQGHIPIYEPGLETLVRENHAAGRLNFTTDAVAAVQHGEVQFIAVGTPPDEDGSADLKYVLAVAETIGQHMQAPLTVIDKSTVPVGTADKVSARVAAMLALRARTDLAFDVVSNPEFLKEGCAVTDCIRPDRIVIGTASGHAEAVMRELYAPFNRNREKIIVMDVRSAELTKYAANCLLATKISFMNEMANLAERLGADIEMVRQGIGSDPRIGYQFLYAGVGYGGSCFPKDVQALIQTAETLDFDATLLKAVERRNADQKNSLFNKISTHFKGELAGKTFALWGLSFKPNTDDMREAPSRVLMEALWRAGAKVQAFDPEAMEETQRLYGDRDDLRLCGTKEACLKGADALLIVTEWQVFKAPDFRVIQQQLQQPLIFDGRNLFDPVSMNKKGIHYVSIGRPVNP